The Anopheles coluzzii chromosome 2, AcolN3, whole genome shotgun sequence genome window below encodes:
- the LOC120951446 gene encoding homeotic protein empty spiracles-like, whose translation MAAALIMALPTHKPRIGFSIESIVGSQKRLSQSPPPPSHCSPHSESSERPLSPPGDGSHLPPEAHPALFRAYPAGCHQPLPHQRAYLLQRQQEQQARELFALRERIAQGSTGTPPLEFRGEPDRARCQDSPSSLPGEGTPNRSGSLRMIDLSSNSSRSSPPPATRLSPECEASVRNAHPRSPHHSPAPCAASPATNKGPIMVPGIPAGLVRPFPMAPNGDPLKPLPPFMGGNSAAELAVQAAHNQQFLAAQFQAALAHVHGQHGGFGGHPAHLHNHPANMPRESYPLYPWLLSRHGRNVFPPRFPGSYLLPFRKPKRVRTAFSPSQLLKLEHAFENNHYVVGAERKSLAQSLSLTETQVKVWFQNRRTKHKRMQQEEDAKSNGGSGEGGRDGRHSPGYEEDDEDELIDMEMDDECGSDEDEQEHG comes from the exons ATGGCAGCGGCACTCATAATGGCGCTGCCCACACATAAGCCTCGCATCGGTTTCAGCATCGAGTCGATCGTCGGAAGCCAGAAGCGGCTGTCGCAATCGCCTCCACCGCCATCGCACTGTTCGCCGCACAGCGAGTCGTCCGAGCGGCCCCTGAGTCCACCCGGCGATGGCAGTCACTTGCCACCGGAAGCGCATCCCGCGCTGTTCCGAGCGTATCCGGCGGGATGTCATCAGCCTTTACCTCACCAGCGGGCCTATCTGTTGCAgcggcagcaggagcagcaggccCGTGAGCTGTTTGCACTGAGGGAAAGAATAGCGCAAGGATCGACCGGAACACCACCGCTGGAGTTCCGCGGCGAGCCGGACCGCGCGCGTTGCCAGGACTCCCCGTCAAGCCTTCCCGGCGAGGGAACTCCGAATCGGTCCGGCTCGTTGCGAATGATTGATTTGAGCAGCAATTCTAGTCGCAGTTCACCACCACCCGCTACACGGTTGTCTCCCGAGTGTGAAGCGAGTGTTCGGAATGCTCATCCGCGATCACCTCATCACTCTCCAGCGCCCTGCGCCGCGAGTCCAGCGACGAACAAAGGCCCCATCATGGTGCCGGGCATACCGGCCGGCTTGGTACGCCCGTTTCCGATGGCACCGAACGGTGACCCGTTGAAGCCGCTGCCCCCGTTTATGGGCGGAAACAGTGCGGCCGAGCTGGCTGTTCAGGCGGCCCACAACCAGCAGTTTCTGGCCGCCCAGTTCCAGGCGGCGTTGGCCCACGTGCACGGCCAGCACGGTGGGTTCGGCGGTCATCCGGCCCATCTGCACAACCATCCTGCCAACATGCCGCGCGAAAGTTACCCACTGTATCCGTGGCTGCTAAGCCGGCACGGTAGAAATGTGTTTCCACCCCGGTTTCCAGGCA GCTATTTGCTACCATTTCGCAAACCCAAGCGAGTCCGGACGGCCTTCTCGCCATCGCAGCTACTGAAGCTGGAGCATGCCTTCGAGAACAACCACTACGTGGTTGGAGCGGAACGGAAATCGTTGGCGCAGTCACTAAGCCTCACAGAAACGCAG GTCAAAGTATGGTTCCAGAACAGGCGCACCAAACACAAAAGGATGCAGCAGGAAGAGGACGCCAAATCGAACGGAGGCAGCGGTGAGGGTGGCCGAGATGGGCGCCACAGCCCGGGCTATGAGGAGGACGATGAGGACGAGCTTATCGATATGGAAATGGACGATGAGTGTGGCAGTGATGAGGACGAGCAGGAGCATGGATGA